A window of Desulfomonile tiedjei genomic DNA:
ATTTCTCCGTGGGGGAGATCTCCTGCCCCACGCGCTACTTTCCCGAGGCCTCTTCCATCAATTTTCAGCGTTCCGTGGTCTATGGGCTCGGAGTATTGTGGACTTCCGTACGTTTCCGGCTTCAGAAATGGGGCCTGGCAAGTTTCCGCATTTTTATCGGGCAACGCGGTAGCACCCTGAGAAACTACTACACCGAAGTGCGTTAATCCCCCTCCATCGTGAATCCCCACTGCTGGAACGCCGTGCAAAAAATACACCTCTTGTCGCTTCGCGACCCGCTGGTGGGACCGGCATCTTGCCGGTCATCCCAATAGACAGGCTGGAAGCCTGTCCCACCACACGTCCGGGCCACCCGGGAAGGGCAATTGCCGTCCGTAAAACCATTCCGCCAGATGGATGAATCTTGAGACCCTTTCTCCCTGCCGCCCCACGTTCACATCACCGGCTTGATCGTGCATTGGAATAACCGTTTCTCACCGTTTGAACACCAACAGCGGCCAGAGGCTCCTTCTTAATTAACCCACTACTCTCATTATAATCAGGCACTTATCACTAACCCTTAAAGTTGATATCTCTCCTTGAACCGCCTGGCTCATGCCGGAGGCATGAGTTCCTTTTTTGGTCGATCTTGGTGGGGGGGGCTATAACGAGCTATTATTACTTATCATTATAACAAAAAGGGCCTCTTGCCCTCTGCGGAGGTCTCAAAGATGACGCGTTCCGGCTCCGTATTTTGGTCGAGCAGGGAAGGCCTCGAACGGCCTCTTCTTAAACTGTTTTCTAGCTTTTCGGTATAACTTATTAAGGTTGTGGTAGATTTTTTTCTTGACAATATTTTAAATCTGGTTAATCTCCCAATTGCAAGTCATTAGAACACTGAGGGAGGGTGTTATGTTAGGAAAATACCAGAAGTACTTGTGGATTATGATTATTATCGCCGCAGTCTTCCCGGCTGTCGCGTCCGCAGACTCCGCGCCCACAAACGAAGAACTCGCTAGCGGCGCTCGGCTTGATTGCCCACCGGGATACAAGTCTATCGCGAAAGTCAAGCCGACCGAGCCCACTCCGTTGAAGGTCAAGCCAGGCATCATGTCGAAGTTCGGGGGTCTCTCCCGATACAATCCGATTACCTGGGGACCGGAATGCTATTTGCCCACGCCGGCAAAAGGGCAGTTCCTCCTTGGCCCGAAAGTGACCTTTACGAGGATGCGTGGCGATGTGCGCAAAGGGACGGAAATGCTCGGCGGTGCAGCGGCATCCGTGGTGAACTTCGAGGATCATCTGGGATTTCCCAGAAGCGGCAGGCCGATCTGGTCTATTGAGGCCTTCTATCAGCTTCGGCCGCGCTGGGGCCTCAGGTATTCCTTCACCCCGATAATGATGGAAGCGACCGCCAGTCCCAAGACAGCTTTCTCCTTCTCGGGCACGAGCTTCGCGGCTCTGACGCCGATCCACTCCAAATGGGAGCGTTATGAGCACCGAGCAGGCCTGTTATTCAACATCAGCCAGACGACCAACAGCATGACGAGCTTCTTTGCCGAATGGATGTATGTCCAGGACAGATTGAGCATCGGCGCAACCTCCGGCACGGTTTCCTCGGTAACCTGGGACACCAACAAGAGCTTGGCCGTGGCTGGTCTGGAATTTGAAAAGTGCCTGAAGAACTATCGAGGCAACACTCTCGCTCTTAACCTCAAAGGTGGGCTGGCCTTCATGAGCAACACCTTCGGTTATGAGGGAGAAATAGGGCTGAATTACATGATCCCGATCAAAGCCGGCCGTTTCGGGTTCGTCAAAGGCGGTTATCGGTATGCAAGCCTGAAAACCGATCAAGCGGCCTCGATGTTCGACACGACCATGGATGGGGCTTTCATTCAGATCGGATTTCTCTTCTGATGCAGGTTTAGCCGGTATTACCCCTATTCCTCCCCCGATTTTATTGCCCGACCGCAATTTGCATACCCTCCAAGCTCGACTTCCGGTCGGGCTTTTTTTTTGCCTCGAACCTTCCGCCGAAGAGGGAGAAACGGCTATTCCTGCCAAACCATCGTTATTCTGATTCGCCATAAAGATCACAACTTCCCAGCCAGGCGGTAGGCCTCCTTCGCTACGAACGGTTGACCTAACTCCGCTCCGGAGGCCTACCGCCTGGCTTAGGCAAACAATTGCGAAACGGTATTAATCGGCACGCACTTTGGTTAAGGCTTTCTCGATCCGTTCTACGATCTTTTCCCGGGCAAGGTCAGGGGCCTTGCATCTATCCACTTCCGGTCGCCCTTTCTGTAAATCCATATTCACGATGATTAATTCCCCTTCTTTGGCAATTATGTTGGTTTTGACTTGTTTGTCTTCAATGGTACAGACCCACTCCTCACGAGTAACTCTTACCGACGGCGTGATCCCTCGAGCGCTTGCAGCCGTCAATATGCTCGTGATTTTATCGAAAGCCTCTTCAATTTCCACGATTCTTCCCTTTCTCAGGAATATTTTCTAACCGCTTCCTCGATGTACGGTTCCGCCTTCTGCAAGTCCTCGGGCGACATTGCTGGATGTATCTCGATGCTGGCGTTCAGCCCGAGCATCCACGGTTCGCCCACTTTTGGTATTTCGGAATTGTCCTGCACGTGAAAAAAGATAAGGCCGGTCCTCTGCCGATTTTCCGCGAAGAAATAGGCCGCCTCGGGTTTCAGGTCCTCCAAAATGGACCCGATGATTTTGGACAAGCGACCTTCCTTAGCCGCCTTGTTGCCTGACTCTACAGGAATCGACACCTTTATCAAAAATCTCATGATTTGCGTCCCTCTTTTCTTTCAATGTAATCGTTCTCCGCTGAGGCCTGAACTGGCCATTCATACCAGGTCACGTTCAAACACTGAAGGATCAGGTAGATCCCGCACGGACCTGAGCGACCTCCGGTCCGTGGCACCCGAAGGCCGATACCGGTAGGCTGTTGGGTGCCACTGACCTGGGAACCAGGTCAGTGCTGATTTTGGATCAAACAATCTTCACCGTTTGAAGGCGATCCCGTATCACTTATAAGGAAAGGTAGTAATAGCCGCGCGATTTCACAAATGCCAATGGCTCTACTAATGCTTAAATTATAACAATATGCCTCTATGGCGAATGTCCAACCGGAGGTTTAGATGCAGGACAAAAATATGGACCGCGTAGGAGAATCGACGAATCCCTTGCGCTCAAAGGTAAATCACAGACTTCATAAGACCTTGTACATAACGGCAATTGTTTGTTTGGTAGTTGCTTCCTGTTTTGCTCTGCTTTATCTCACTAATAAGAGCGATGCTACCGCAGACCTTGGAATCGCCGGGGAGAAAGAAGCCATGATACAAACCCAGATGAAAGCAGTTGGAATTGAAGCGATACCGGCCATTGACGCTTCTGCGCCGGCAAGGACGGAAACCGCGACCTTCGCCTTGGGCTGATTTTGGGGCCCTGATTCCCAGTTTGGGAGCATGAAAGGCGTGGTTCGGACTCGCGTGGGATACTCGGGAGGCACGAAGAAAAACCCTTCGTATCATGCCCTGGGTGATCACACCGAGACCATAGAAATCGACTACGACCCTGCGCAGATCTCGTACGAAGACCTGTTGAATGTGTTTTGGCGAAGCCACAATCCAACGGAGCAGGCTTGGTCAAAACAATACATGGCGGCTGTTTTCTATCACGACGAAGAACAAAAGAGGATCGCTATTCAAACAAGGGACCGTGAGCAGGCACGCAAAGGGCGAAAGATAAACACTCAAATTATTCCTTTTACGGAGTTTTATCTGGCTGAGGCGTACCATCAAAAATATAGCCTCAGAAGGCACGGGGAATTGATGAAGCAGTTCGACGCGATTTATCCTAATCCCAACGATTTCGTCAACTCTACCGCGGCCGCGCGGCTGAACGGATTACTCGGGGGACACGGCAAGGTTGAGTCGCTGGAAGCGGAATTGAACGGTCTTGGCCTGTCTCGGGAATTAAGTGACAGGCTCCTGGAAATAGTTAAGAATGGCCGCAAGGGTTTCGGGTTATTCCAGTAGAGCCACTTGTACTTTGGGGGTGCTTCAATGATGCTTCAGGGCTCCAATTCAGGGAGTGGATCGGCCCGTTCTTCGGCCGGCCAAATCGGTCTGTTCGCTGCCATGTCCATCGGCATAGGAGGGATGATCGGTGCGGGGATCTTCTCCATCCTCGGCGTTGTGGCTGAAGCCGCGGGAACGGCCATGTGGTTGTCGTTTATGATAGGAGGGGTTGTCGCGCTGCTGTCAACCTACTCGTACTCAAAGCTCGGGGTCCGCTATCCGTCAGCAGGAGGAGCCGTGGAATTCCTGGTTAAGGGCTTCGGGGACGGTGTGTTGAGCGGCGGAATAAACCTGTACATGTGGGTCGGGTACGTGATTGCTCTGGCCCTTTACGCTCAGGGATTTGCCGGGTATGCCATGACCTTTTTTCCACCGCATTTGCCGCCTTGGATTTCCAAGGGATTCGGCGTCGGCATCGTCCTAATATTCACAGCGGTCAATGTTGTAGGCGCGAGGGTCGTCGGTGGCTCGGAAACGTTCATTGTCACTGTAAAACTGATCATTCTCGGAGTGTTCGCTGTTGCGGGCTTGTATTTCATTCATCCGGGTTACTTGACGCCCGCGTCCTGGCCTTCGAGTTCCGGTATTCTTTTCGGCGCGGGGGTCCTATTCATCGGGTACGAGGGTTTCGGCCTGGTGGCAAACGCGGCTGAAGATATGGACGACCCGCGGAAGATGCTTCCAAAGGCCCTTTATTTAAGCGTCATCGCTGTCATTCTAATCTACGTGGCGGTCTCGGTCGCGGTGATTGGGAACCTTGACGTCAAGGCCATCCTGGCGGCAAAGGATTACGCGTTGGCGGAAGCTGCCAAACCGTTCCTCGGAGACTTTGGCTTCAGGCTTATTGCCATAGGAGCGCTGTTCTCCACTGCATCCGCGATCAATGCAACCCTTTTCGGTGCAGCAAACGTCAGCTATATGATCGCACGTGACGGTGAGTTGCCCCGCGTGTTTTCATGGAAGCTGCGGCAAGACGCGACGGGCGGCTTATTCATAACCGCCGGGCTTGTGATCGTATTCATTTTGTTTTTCGATCTGTCGGGTATCGCAATG
This region includes:
- the msrA gene encoding peptide-methionine (S)-S-oxide reductase MsrA, which gives rise to MKAVGIEAIPAIDASAPARTETATFALGUFWGPDSQFGSMKGVVRTRVGYSGGTKKNPSYHALGDHTETIEIDYDPAQISYEDLLNVFWRSHNPTEQAWSKQYMAAVFYHDEEQKRIAIQTRDREQARKGRKINTQIIPFTEFYLAEAYHQKYSLRRHGELMKQFDAIYPNPNDFVNSTAAARLNGLLGGHGKVESLEAELNGLGLSRELSDRLLEIVKNGRKGFGLFQ
- a CDS encoding APC family permease, which encodes MMLQGSNSGSGSARSSAGQIGLFAAMSIGIGGMIGAGIFSILGVVAEAAGTAMWLSFMIGGVVALLSTYSYSKLGVRYPSAGGAVEFLVKGFGDGVLSGGINLYMWVGYVIALALYAQGFAGYAMTFFPPHLPPWISKGFGVGIVLIFTAVNVVGARVVGGSETFIVTVKLIILGVFAVAGLYFIHPGYLTPASWPSSSGILFGAGVLFIGYEGFGLVANAAEDMDDPRKMLPKALYLSVIAVILIYVAVSVAVIGNLDVKAILAAKDYALAEAAKPFLGDFGFRLIAIGALFSTASAINATLFGAANVSYMIARDGELPRVFSWKLRQDATGGLFITAGLVIVFILFFDLSGIAMMGSGAFLLIYACVHAAHLRVLAETGGNKWIVTLSLVSCLAMFAVLSVYIYENSRPALITMIALVPICLAAEWAYRTMTGRAIKTRA